The following are encoded together in the Bacillus sp. V2I10 genome:
- the icd gene encoding NADP-dependent isocitrate dehydrogenase — protein MTQGQKITVANGVLNVPNNPIIPFIEGDGIGPDIWAAASRVLEAAVEKAYNGEKKIEWKEVLAGEKAFNKTGEWLPEETLEVIREYFIAIKGPLTTPVGGGIRSLNVALRQELDLFTCLRPVRYFNGVPSPIKRPEDTDMVIFRENTEDIYAGIEYAKGSEEVEKLIAFLKNELGVNKIRFPETSGIGIKPVSEEGTQRLVRAAINYAIKEGRKSVTLVHKGNIMKYTEGAFKNWGYELAEKEFGDQVFTWAEYDRIVEKDGKDAANKAQQDAEAAGKIIVKDSIADIFLQQILTRPREFDVVATMNLNGDYISDALAAQVGGIGIAPGANINYETGHAIFEATHGTAPKYAGLDKVNPSSVILSGVLMLEHLGWNEAAKLVVDAMEKSISDKVVTYDFARLMDGAKEVKCSEFADALISKM, from the coding sequence TTGACACAAGGACAAAAAATTACAGTTGCAAATGGAGTATTAAACGTACCTAACAATCCTATCATTCCATTTATCGAAGGGGACGGAATTGGTCCTGATATCTGGGCGGCAGCTTCACGCGTTTTAGAGGCAGCAGTTGAAAAAGCATATAATGGCGAAAAGAAAATTGAGTGGAAAGAAGTTTTAGCTGGAGAAAAAGCATTTAACAAAACTGGGGAATGGCTTCCTGAAGAAACACTTGAAGTAATCCGCGAATATTTCATTGCTATTAAAGGACCTTTAACTACTCCAGTAGGCGGAGGAATCCGCTCGTTGAACGTTGCTCTTCGTCAAGAGCTTGACTTGTTCACTTGTCTTCGTCCTGTACGCTATTTTAATGGTGTTCCTTCTCCAATTAAGCGCCCTGAAGATACAGACATGGTGATTTTCCGTGAAAATACGGAAGATATCTATGCTGGTATTGAGTATGCTAAAGGATCAGAAGAAGTAGAAAAATTGATTGCTTTCCTTAAAAATGAGTTAGGCGTTAATAAAATCCGTTTCCCTGAAACTTCAGGAATCGGCATTAAACCTGTTTCTGAAGAGGGAACTCAGCGTCTGGTGCGTGCAGCAATCAATTATGCAATTAAAGAAGGCCGCAAATCAGTTACACTCGTTCATAAAGGAAACATCATGAAATATACTGAAGGTGCTTTCAAAAACTGGGGCTATGAACTGGCTGAAAAAGAATTCGGAGATCAAGTATTTACTTGGGCTGAATACGACCGCATCGTAGAAAAAGACGGCAAGGATGCAGCAAACAAAGCACAGCAGGATGCAGAAGCTGCAGGCAAAATCATCGTAAAAGATTCGATTGCAGATATCTTCCTTCAGCAGATCTTAACTCGTCCGCGTGAATTTGACGTAGTTGCAACAATGAACTTAAACGGAGATTACATTTCTGATGCCCTAGCTGCTCAAGTTGGCGGAATCGGTATTGCTCCTGGAGCAAATATCAACTATGAAACTGGACATGCTATATTCGAAGCTACTCATGGCACAGCTCCTAAATATGCGGGACTTGATAAAGTAAATCCATCATCTGTTATTCTGTCAGGTGTGTTAATGCTTGAGCACTTAGGCTGGAATGAAGCAGCTAAATTAGTTGTTGACGCAATGGAAAAATCAATCTCAGATAAAGTAGTTACGTATGACTTTGCCCGTTTGATGGACGGCGCTAAAGAAGTAAAATGCTCTGAGTTCGCTGATGCTTTAATCAGCAAAATGTAA
- the mdh gene encoding malate dehydrogenase — translation MGMKRKKVSVIGAGFTGATTAFLLAQKELSDVVLVDIPQLENPTKGKALDMLEASPVQGFDANIIGTSDYADTADSDIVIITAGIARKPGMSRDDLVQTNQKIMKSVTQEIVKYSPNTIIIVLTNPVDAMTYTVYKESGFPKSRVIGQSGVLDTARFRTFVAQELNLSVKDVTGFVLGGHGDDMVPLVRYSYAGGIPLETLIPKDRLEAIVERTRKGGGEIVNLLGNGSAYYAPAASLVEMSEAILKDQRRVIPAIVYLEGEYGYEGIYLGVPTILGGNGLEQIIELELTSDEKEALTKSADSVKSVMKVLS, via the coding sequence TTGGGAATGAAACGTAAAAAGGTATCCGTCATAGGTGCTGGCTTTACTGGTGCGACTACGGCATTTTTATTAGCTCAAAAAGAACTTTCAGATGTTGTATTAGTCGATATTCCGCAACTTGAGAATCCTACTAAAGGAAAAGCATTAGATATGCTTGAAGCAAGCCCTGTTCAAGGATTTGATGCAAATATTATTGGAACAAGCGATTATGCCGATACAGCTGATTCTGATATTGTCATCATTACAGCAGGCATCGCCCGCAAACCTGGAATGAGCCGTGATGATCTAGTTCAAACAAACCAAAAAATTATGAAGAGTGTTACACAAGAAATTGTAAAATACTCTCCAAATACAATTATTATCGTATTAACAAATCCTGTTGATGCAATGACATACACTGTGTATAAAGAATCAGGATTCCCGAAAAGCCGTGTTATCGGACAATCAGGAGTACTTGATACAGCGCGCTTCCGTACATTCGTTGCTCAAGAGCTGAATCTTTCTGTGAAGGATGTAACAGGTTTTGTACTAGGCGGACACGGAGACGATATGGTGCCGCTTGTACGCTACTCATATGCCGGCGGTATTCCGCTTGAAACACTGATCCCGAAAGACCGTTTAGAAGCAATCGTTGAGAGAACACGCAAAGGCGGCGGAGAGATTGTTAACTTATTAGGCAATGGCAGTGCGTATTACGCTCCAGCAGCTTCATTAGTTGAAATGTCAGAAGCGATCCTTAAAGATCAGCGCCGCGTAATCCCTGCGATTGTCTACTTAGAAGGCGAGTATGGCTATGAAGGAATTTACCTGGGCGTGCCAACTATCCTTGGCGGTAACGGGCTTGAGCAAATTATTGAACTTGAATTAACGAGTGACGAAAAAGAAGCTTTAACAAAGTCTGCGGACTCTGTAAAAAGCGTAATGAAAGTTCTTTCGTAA
- a CDS encoding MaoC/PaaZ C-terminal domain-containing protein: MLLGKKRKLGRQIEEITTGEKLTLTEKIEDKDLLLYLGLTNDANPLYIQHDYASLTPYEKPIVPSIMLTGIITSAVSKYLPGPGSHILEQNLSFPLPVYHYSMIQFFFEVTDVNKTENQITLRVEAQNEKEVTVIEGTIIVVPPVQLSSMDGHALENF, translated from the coding sequence ATGCTGCTTGGCAAAAAAAGAAAACTTGGGAGACAAATCGAAGAGATCACAACAGGCGAAAAATTAACGCTTACAGAAAAGATTGAAGATAAAGATCTGCTCCTGTATCTTGGATTGACAAATGACGCAAACCCGCTGTACATTCAGCATGACTATGCCTCTTTAACACCTTATGAAAAACCGATTGTACCAAGTATCATGCTGACAGGAATTATTACATCTGCTGTTTCGAAATATTTGCCGGGACCAGGAAGCCATATCCTGGAGCAGAACCTCTCGTTTCCCCTGCCAGTCTATCATTACAGCATGATTCAGTTTTTCTTTGAAGTCACAGATGTTAATAAAACAGAGAATCAAATTACCTTGCGTGTAGAAGCGCAAAATGAAAAAGAAGTGACTGTTATCGAAGGAACGATCATTGTCGTACCGCCAGTTCAGCTTTCTTCAATGGACGGCCATGCTCTTGAAAACTTTTAA
- a CDS encoding response regulator transcription factor codes for MSKKILVVDDEQSILTLLQYNLIQAGFEVITAIDGEEGLEKGLNESPDLMVLDLMLPKMDGIEVCKQLRQKKIMVPILMLTAKDDEFDKVLGLELGADDYMTKPFSPREVVARVKAILRRTQTSSDTEIKELDTSERMMIGDLKILPEHYEAYYGDERLELTPKEFELLVYLARHKGRVLTRDQLLSAVWNYDFAGDTRIVDVHISHLREKIERNTKKPLYIKTIRGLGYKLEEPRMDE; via the coding sequence ATGAGTAAGAAAATTCTGGTCGTAGATGATGAACAATCAATATTAACCCTGCTTCAATACAATCTTATTCAAGCAGGTTTTGAAGTCATTACAGCAATCGATGGAGAAGAAGGTCTTGAAAAGGGGTTAAATGAATCGCCTGATTTAATGGTGCTAGATCTCATGCTTCCCAAAATGGACGGCATAGAGGTATGCAAACAGCTTAGACAAAAGAAAATCATGGTGCCGATTCTGATGCTGACGGCTAAGGATGATGAATTTGATAAAGTTTTGGGTTTAGAACTGGGCGCAGATGATTATATGACAAAGCCTTTCAGTCCAAGAGAAGTAGTTGCGAGAGTAAAGGCTATCTTAAGAAGAACTCAGACTTCATCAGATACAGAGATCAAAGAACTTGATACTTCTGAAAGAATGATGATTGGAGATCTGAAGATCCTCCCGGAACATTATGAGGCATATTACGGAGATGAACGTCTTGAGCTGACGCCTAAAGAATTCGAACTTCTTGTTTATTTAGCCAGACATAAGGGACGTGTGCTTACAAGGGACCAGCTGCTGAGCGCAGTATGGAACTATGATTTCGCCGGAGATACCCGAATCGTTGATGTTCATATCAGCCACTTGCGTGAAAAAATTGAACGAAACACAAAAAAACCGCTATACATAAAAACGATAAGGGGACTGGGATACAAGCTCGAGGAGCCTAGAATGGATGAATAG
- the pnpS gene encoding two-component system histidine kinase PnpS translates to MNRFRSRLIFALITLIIAVLIGLGLLLGQIFGSYYMNSFQERIKEEAKITELFIQEKGFTSPDFDSFLKHYSDTINSHITIYDRNGNVLKDAGPFLQDHDAIAKEILLKHRNANKGFKLNIEEDNLYFYGLPYIEKDVKQGYIVLSSTENSLKKINQQIWVLLIASLGLALLVILLLAVRITSRYTRPIESATNVAMELAKGNYKARTYEDHLDETGMLSQSINILARNLQDMNRAQEMQQDRLQTLIENMGSGLILIDGRGYINLVNRAYKELFNIESTDFLYKLYYEAFEHKEIVDLVEHIFMTEIKARKQLHLPLKIERRHFEVYGAPIIGTNDEWKGIVLVFHDITELKKLEQMRKDFVANVSHELKTPITSIKGFTETLLDGALEDKQTLEYFLSIILKESDRLQTLIQDLLDLSKIEQQGFKLNLQNCNAKEILEEVIIILKSKADEKEIELSLHVNSDELYVYGDVYRLKQIFINLISNALNYTPKGGRVQVSLKDGESYATFIVSDTGIGIEKEEIPRIFERFYRVDKARSRNSGGTGLGLAIVKHLVEAHKGQIFVNSTVGEGTTFTVKLNKNNHLD, encoded by the coding sequence ATGAATAGGTTTCGCTCACGCCTGATATTTGCTCTTATCACACTGATTATTGCTGTTTTAATTGGCCTCGGGCTGCTTCTTGGTCAAATATTCGGCAGTTATTATATGAATTCTTTTCAGGAGCGGATAAAAGAAGAGGCAAAAATAACTGAGCTTTTTATTCAGGAAAAAGGATTTACGTCTCCTGATTTCGATTCGTTTCTTAAACATTACAGTGATACAATCAATTCCCATATTACAATTTATGATCGAAACGGAAACGTTTTAAAGGATGCAGGGCCTTTTTTGCAAGACCATGATGCCATTGCGAAAGAAATTCTGCTGAAACACCGCAATGCCAATAAAGGATTCAAACTCAATATTGAAGAAGACAATCTTTATTTTTACGGTTTGCCTTACATTGAAAAGGATGTGAAGCAAGGATACATTGTCCTGAGCTCTACAGAAAACTCCTTAAAGAAAATCAATCAGCAGATCTGGGTTCTTCTCATTGCAAGCCTTGGTTTGGCTCTTCTCGTTATTCTTCTGCTAGCGGTAAGAATTACGTCGCGCTATACAAGACCAATTGAATCTGCAACAAATGTGGCCATGGAGCTTGCAAAAGGCAACTATAAAGCAAGAACGTATGAAGATCATCTGGATGAAACAGGCATGCTTAGTCAATCAATAAATATACTTGCAAGAAATCTTCAGGATATGAACCGTGCCCAGGAAATGCAGCAGGATCGTCTTCAGACTCTAATAGAAAACATGGGCAGCGGATTGATTTTGATTGATGGCAGAGGATATATCAATCTTGTCAATCGTGCATACAAAGAATTATTCAATATTGAATCCACCGACTTTTTATATAAGCTGTACTATGAAGCATTCGAGCATAAAGAAATTGTGGATTTAGTCGAGCACATCTTTATGACTGAAATTAAAGCAAGAAAACAGCTGCATCTTCCGCTGAAAATAGAGCGCAGGCATTTTGAAGTCTATGGTGCGCCGATTATTGGCACAAACGATGAATGGAAAGGCATCGTTCTGGTATTTCATGATATTACGGAACTGAAAAAGCTTGAGCAAATGAGAAAAGACTTTGTTGCAAATGTATCTCACGAGCTGAAAACGCCAATCACATCCATAAAAGGCTTTACTGAGACCTTGCTTGATGGTGCACTTGAGGACAAACAGACTCTGGAGTATTTTCTATCAATCATTTTAAAAGAAAGCGACAGACTGCAAACGCTGATTCAGGATTTACTTGATTTATCGAAAATTGAACAGCAGGGCTTCAAGCTCAATCTTCAAAACTGCAATGCAAAGGAAATCCTTGAAGAGGTCATTATCATTCTTAAAAGCAAAGCAGATGAGAAAGAAATTGAGTTATCACTGCATGTAAATTCCGACGAACTCTATGTGTATGGGGATGTGTACCGTCTGAAGCAAATCTTTATTAATCTCATAAGCAATGCTTTGAACTATACCCCTAAAGGCGGCAGAGTTCAGGTGTCATTAAAAGACGGTGAAAGTTACGCAACCTTTATTGTCAGCGATACAGGCATTGGAATTGAAAAAGAAGAGATTCCGAGGATTTTTGAACGTTTTTACAGAGTAGATAAAGCGAGAAGCCGGAACTCGGGAGGAACGGGACTTGGGCTTGCTATTGTGAAGCATTTGGTTGAAGCGCATAAGGGCCAGATTTTTGTAAACAGCACGGTAGGTGAAGGAACGACATTCACAGTAAAACTCAATAAAAATAATCATTTAGATTAG
- the hflK gene encoding FtsH protease activity modulator HflK codes for MISIKRIYTIIGAVLLVIVLAIIAFTTWYTVDESDQAVIITFGEVEEGISEPGLHFKMPWPIQTVEKLSKETFSLQFGYTEKDGDVKSFPKDTKMITGDENIVLADMVVQWKITNPEKYLFNSEDPQEILYDATSASLRSIIGSSIIDDALTSGKVEIEEDVQELLISLVEKYDIGISVLAVKLQDVDLPNDKVRKAFTDVTSARETMNTKINEAKKYSNQRTQEAEGEKNALISKAEGDKTARIEKARGEVATFNAILGEYQNAKGITEKRLILETIDQVLPGASIYFMKDDGNTMKYFPIGEMQKQTEAMPKAADEKGSDKNGQ; via the coding sequence ATGATCAGCATCAAGCGCATTTATACAATAATCGGAGCTGTCTTATTAGTTATTGTTTTAGCTATTATCGCTTTTACAACCTGGTATACGGTAGATGAATCGGATCAGGCTGTTATTATTACTTTTGGTGAAGTAGAAGAAGGCATAAGTGAACCTGGACTTCATTTTAAAATGCCGTGGCCGATTCAAACTGTAGAAAAACTGTCAAAAGAAACATTCAGTCTTCAGTTTGGCTACACAGAAAAGGATGGAGATGTGAAGTCATTTCCAAAAGACACAAAAATGATCACGGGTGATGAAAATATTGTTTTGGCTGATATGGTTGTGCAATGGAAAATAACCAATCCTGAAAAATATTTATTTAACTCTGAGGATCCTCAGGAAATTTTATATGATGCTACATCTGCATCATTAAGAAGTATTATCGGAAGTTCCATTATTGATGATGCACTGACATCCGGAAAAGTTGAAATCGAGGAAGATGTACAAGAGCTTTTAATCTCCCTCGTTGAAAAATATGATATCGGTATTTCAGTCCTTGCTGTGAAACTGCAGGATGTTGATCTGCCGAATGATAAGGTTCGCAAAGCCTTTACAGATGTAACAAGTGCCCGTGAAACGATGAATACAAAAATAAATGAAGCAAAGAAATATTCAAATCAGCGTACTCAAGAGGCAGAGGGAGAAAAAAATGCATTAATCTCAAAAGCTGAAGGGGATAAAACCGCAAGAATTGAGAAAGCACGCGGTGAGGTGGCTACCTTCAATGCCATTCTGGGTGAGTATCAGAATGCAAAGGGAATCACTGAAAAACGATTAATCCTTGAAACGATTGATCAAGTACTGCCGGGAGCAAGCATTTATTTCATGAAAGATGACGGCAACACAATGAAGTATTTCCCGATCGGAGAAATGCAAAAACAAACAGAGGCTATGCCAAAAGCAGCAGATGAAAAAGGAAGTGATAAAAATGGCCAATGA
- the hflC gene encoding protease modulator HflC — translation MANDNLVKMKGHSRDFSGYRKYIRTGIWFILALILAVVLLTNLFVVKENEYKVIRQFGEVVKIIEKPGLHIKIPFVQTVSSIPKYQMTFDVEEAEINTKDKKRILIDNYAVWKVDDPKKLIANARTLVNAETKMAEFTFSTVRSELGKLNYDDIINDEKSSRGSINDKVTEIVNSLLEKDGYGISVTDVRIKRTDLPEDNEESVYTRMISERQSTAQEYLSMGDAQKNTIIAETDRNVKEMLAKAAADADVIRSQGEKEAGKVYNSSYSKDPEFYELYRTLESYKKTIDNETVIIMPFDSEYAKTLMGGTE, via the coding sequence ATGGCCAATGATAATCTAGTCAAAATGAAAGGTCACAGCAGAGATTTCAGCGGATACAGGAAGTATATCCGCACGGGGATCTGGTTCATTTTAGCGCTGATCCTTGCTGTAGTGCTGCTGACAAATCTATTTGTCGTTAAAGAAAATGAGTACAAAGTAATCCGCCAGTTTGGGGAAGTTGTTAAAATCATTGAAAAACCAGGTCTGCACATAAAAATACCATTTGTACAAACGGTATCTTCGATTCCAAAATACCAAATGACTTTTGATGTAGAAGAGGCGGAAATTAACACAAAAGATAAAAAGCGCATTTTGATAGATAACTATGCTGTGTGGAAAGTAGATGACCCCAAAAAATTGATTGCCAATGCAAGAACACTTGTCAATGCTGAAACAAAGATGGCTGAATTTACGTTCTCTACTGTTCGTTCTGAACTTGGGAAATTGAACTACGATGATATCATCAACGATGAAAAATCCTCCCGGGGAAGCATTAACGATAAAGTAACAGAGATTGTGAATTCACTTCTTGAAAAAGATGGATACGGCATCAGTGTAACGGACGTCAGGATTAAACGAACAGATCTTCCTGAAGATAATGAGGAATCGGTTTACACCAGAATGATCTCAGAACGTCAGTCTACAGCCCAGGAGTATTTATCTATGGGAGATGCCCAAAAAAATACGATCATTGCAGAGACAGACCGGAACGTAAAAGAAATGCTTGCTAAAGCGGCTGCAGACGCAGACGTCATTCGAAGTCAAGGTGAAAAGGAAGCAGGTAAGGTATACAACAGTTCTTATTCAAAAGATCCTGAATTCTATGAACTGTACCGCACTCTGGAATCCTACAAGAAAACAATCGACAATGAAACAGTCATCATTATGCCGTTTGACTCAGAGTATGCCAAAACACTGATGGGTGGGACGGAATAA
- the polA gene encoding DNA polymerase I, giving the protein MTKKLVLIDGNSIAYRAFFALPLLNNDKGVHTNAIYGFTMILMKILEDEKPSHLLVAFDAGKTTFRHETYKEYKGGRQKTPPELSEQFPFIRELLDAYSISRYELPNFEADDIIGTLSRQAEKDGFEVKVISGDKDLTQLVSEHVTVDITRKGITDVDSYTPEFVQEKYGLVPAQIVDMKGLMGDSSDNIPGVPGVGEKTAIKLLKEYETLERLLESLDQVTGKKLKEKLEENKDQAIMSKELATINCDAPVEITLADVQYGGYDVKNIIGIYKELGFNSRLDKLGAEADIEEQPIEDVQYEIAEEITDDLLTDEAVLIVEVLEENYHNSDIIGLAIINENGNFYVPTELALKSEKFSKWASDDTKRKTVYDAKQSIVALHWQGIDLNAVEFDVLLAAYILDPSQTFNDAASVARHKGIHIVQSNDTVYGKGAKRRIPDTERLAEHLVRKGKALQTVREKLQLELEENEQLELYQDLEMPLSIILADMESTGVTVDVNRLNDMGQQLTERLKTLEENIHRLAGEAFNINSPKQLGVILFDKLQLPAVKKTKTGYSTSADVLEKLADKHEIVQEILHYRQLGKLQSTYIEGLLKVVHRDTNKVHTRYVQTLTQTGRLSSTDPNLQNIPIRLEEGRKIRQAFVPSEPDWVMFAADYSQIELRVLAHIAGDINLIEAFQNDLDIHTKTAMDVFHVEAEAVTSNMRRQAKAVNFGIVYGISDYGLSQSLNITRKEAGEFIKRYLESFEGVKEYMDEIVQEAKQNGYVKTLLQRRRYIPEITSRNFNVRSFAERTAMNTPIQGSAADIIKKAMIDMAAQLKEMNLKTRLLLQVHDELIFEAPKAEIEILEKLVPQVMEHAVELKVPLKVDYSFGSSWYDAK; this is encoded by the coding sequence ATGACAAAAAAACTCGTTCTCATTGACGGGAACAGCATTGCCTATCGCGCTTTTTTTGCATTGCCGCTGCTGAATAACGATAAGGGTGTACATACCAATGCTATATATGGATTTACAATGATACTTATGAAAATTCTTGAGGATGAAAAACCTTCACACCTTCTAGTTGCATTTGATGCCGGGAAAACCACTTTCAGACATGAAACGTATAAAGAATATAAGGGCGGCAGACAAAAGACACCGCCTGAGCTGTCGGAGCAGTTTCCGTTTATCCGCGAGCTGCTGGATGCCTACAGCATATCACGATATGAACTTCCAAATTTTGAAGCGGACGACATTATAGGAACTCTATCAAGACAAGCCGAGAAGGATGGATTTGAAGTAAAAGTCATCTCCGGCGATAAAGATTTAACGCAGCTTGTTTCAGAGCATGTCACTGTTGATATTACTAGAAAAGGAATTACTGACGTTGATTCTTATACACCGGAGTTTGTTCAGGAGAAATATGGACTTGTTCCGGCTCAGATTGTGGATATGAAAGGGTTAATGGGTGATAGCTCGGATAATATCCCCGGAGTTCCGGGAGTGGGAGAGAAGACGGCGATTAAGCTTCTTAAGGAGTACGAAACGCTTGAGCGGCTCCTTGAATCTCTTGATCAGGTGACCGGGAAAAAGTTAAAAGAGAAACTCGAAGAAAATAAGGACCAGGCCATTATGAGCAAGGAGCTTGCAACAATCAACTGTGATGCACCGGTAGAAATCACATTGGCTGATGTGCAGTACGGGGGCTACGATGTAAAGAATATAATTGGGATATACAAAGAGCTTGGATTCAATTCGCGGCTCGATAAACTTGGAGCGGAAGCAGACATTGAGGAACAGCCAATCGAGGATGTCCAATATGAAATTGCAGAAGAAATAACAGATGACCTCCTAACAGATGAAGCTGTTCTAATCGTGGAAGTATTGGAAGAGAATTATCATAACAGCGACATTATCGGTCTTGCGATTATAAATGAGAACGGAAACTTTTATGTTCCGACCGAACTTGCTTTAAAATCTGAAAAGTTTTCTAAATGGGCATCAGACGATACGAAGCGCAAAACCGTTTACGATGCAAAACAATCAATTGTGGCTCTTCACTGGCAGGGAATTGATCTGAATGCGGTTGAATTTGATGTTTTGCTTGCGGCATACATCCTCGATCCTTCACAAACGTTTAATGATGCTGCAAGTGTTGCCCGTCATAAAGGAATACATATCGTTCAGTCTAATGATACTGTATATGGAAAAGGGGCCAAGCGAAGGATTCCGGACACTGAAAGGCTAGCAGAGCATCTGGTTCGGAAAGGAAAAGCTCTTCAAACAGTCAGGGAAAAACTTCAGCTTGAACTGGAGGAGAATGAACAGCTTGAGCTTTATCAGGATCTTGAAATGCCGCTTTCGATCATTTTAGCTGATATGGAATCAACAGGTGTAACGGTGGATGTGAACCGTTTAAATGATATGGGCCAGCAGCTGACTGAACGGTTAAAAACTCTTGAAGAAAATATCCATCGTTTGGCAGGGGAAGCATTCAACATTAATTCTCCGAAGCAGCTCGGCGTGATTTTATTTGATAAGCTTCAGCTTCCAGCCGTAAAGAAGACAAAAACGGGATATTCTACATCTGCTGATGTTCTTGAAAAACTTGCAGACAAGCATGAGATTGTTCAGGAAATCCTCCATTACCGTCAGCTGGGGAAGCTGCAGTCCACTTATATTGAAGGGCTGCTGAAAGTTGTTCACCGCGACACAAATAAAGTCCATACAAGATATGTTCAGACATTAACGCAGACAGGGCGTTTAAGCTCGACAGATCCCAATCTGCAGAACATACCAATCCGGTTAGAAGAAGGGCGTAAAATCCGCCAGGCCTTTGTCCCTTCTGAACCAGACTGGGTGATGTTTGCTGCAGACTATTCTCAAATTGAGCTGAGAGTTCTTGCCCATATAGCAGGAGACATCAATTTAATTGAGGCCTTTCAAAATGATCTGGACATTCATACGAAAACGGCAATGGATGTGTTTCATGTTGAAGCGGAAGCCGTGACTTCAAATATGAGAAGACAGGCAAAAGCCGTAAACTTTGGTATTGTTTACGGCATAAGTGATTATGGTTTATCTCAAAGCTTAAATATCACCCGTAAAGAAGCGGGGGAATTTATTAAACGCTACCTGGAAAGCTTCGAAGGTGTCAAAGAGTATATGGATGAAATCGTTCAGGAAGCAAAGCAAAATGGCTATGTAAAAACACTGCTGCAGCGCCGTCGATACATTCCAGAGATTACAAGCAGAAATTTCAACGTGCGCAGTTTTGCCGAGAGAACGGCTATGAATACTCCGATACAGGGAAGCGCCGCTGATATCATTAAAAAAGCGATGATTGATATGGCTGCACAGCTGAAAGAAATGAACCTGAAAACACGATTATTGCTGCAGGTGCATGATGAATTGATCTTTGAAGCGCCTAAAGCTGAAATCGAAATTCTTGAAAAATTGGTTCCGCAAGTGATGGAGCATGCCGTTGAACTAAAGGTGCCGCTTAAAGTTGATTATTCATTCGGATCATCTTGGTATGACGCAAAATAA
- the mutM gene encoding DNA-formamidopyrimidine glycosylase produces the protein MPELPEVETVRRTLIELVKGKTIAAVYIHWPKIIKRPEVTEQFQDAVVGQTIHDVGRRGKFLKFFLDDYVLVSHLRMEGRYGLYKDSDPIDKHTHVVFAMTDGTELRYKDVRKFGTMHLFKKGEEELDLPLSHLGPEPFSDNFTVSYLSEKLQKTNRKIKVVLLDQKVMVGLGNIYVDEALFRAGIHPERLSNELSDEEIVKLHNEIILTLSEAVEKGGSTIRSYVNTQGQIGMFQLELFVYGRTNEPCKVCGKTLIKTAVGGRGTHYCENCQR, from the coding sequence ATGCCTGAACTGCCAGAGGTTGAAACCGTAAGACGGACACTTATTGAACTTGTAAAAGGAAAAACAATCGCAGCCGTTTATATTCATTGGCCTAAAATCATTAAAAGACCGGAAGTGACCGAGCAATTTCAGGATGCCGTCGTTGGTCAGACAATCCATGATGTAGGGAGAAGGGGAAAGTTCCTGAAATTTTTCCTTGATGACTATGTGCTCGTTTCACATCTGAGAATGGAAGGAAGATACGGTCTATACAAGGATTCTGACCCGATTGATAAACATACACATGTTGTTTTTGCGATGACAGACGGTACAGAACTGAGATATAAAGATGTACGCAAGTTTGGAACAATGCATCTTTTCAAAAAGGGAGAGGAGGAACTCGATCTTCCCTTATCTCATTTAGGGCCTGAGCCTTTTTCTGACAATTTTACTGTGAGTTATCTAAGCGAAAAGCTTCAAAAAACAAATCGGAAAATAAAAGTTGTCCTGCTGGATCAAAAAGTGATGGTTGGACTTGGGAATATATATGTCGATGAGGCTTTATTCCGGGCGGGCATTCATCCTGAACGCCTTTCAAACGAATTATCAGATGAGGAAATCGTAAAGCTTCACAATGAGATTATTCTTACTTTAAGTGAGGCGGTTGAAAAAGGCGGCAGCACCATAAGATCCTACGTCAACACACAAGGGCAGATTGGTATGTTCCAGCTTGAACTGTTTGTTTACGGAAGAACAAATGAGCCGTGTAAAGTTTGCGGAAAAACGCTGATAAAAACAGCTGTAGGGGGCAGAGGAACACACTATTGCGAAAATTGCCAGCGATGA